Proteins encoded together in one Lagopus muta isolate bLagMut1 chromosome 3, bLagMut1 primary, whole genome shotgun sequence window:
- the CIDEA gene encoding cell death activator CIDE-A isoform X1, with protein sequence MEVARDCVGSVLRSLVSVGAATKQTLFPPLMPAGRPFRVSNASRSSRKGIVASSLQELISKTLEAFLIAAGTITLVLEEDGTVVDTEEFFQSLDDNTHFMVLEKGQKWTQTRNGIVPARQKKKMGVANITFDLYKLNPKDFIGCLNVKATFYEIYSVSYDIKCMGAKSILRKVLQMISHMAQITGQFLLYTGTYMLHLMGEYDEDATCTRAQHK encoded by the exons ATGGAGGTGGCGCGGGACTGCGTGGGCTCGGTGCTGAG ATCTTTGGTATCTGTGGgagcagcaacaaaacagacCCTGTTCCCTCCCCTCATGCCTGCAGGGAGACCTTTCCGTGTATCAAATGCCTCCAGAAGCAGCCGGAAAGGAATTGTTGCAAGCAGCCTGCAAGAACTCATCAGCAAG ACTTTGGAAGCCTTCCTTATAGCTGCTGGCACGATTACTCTGGTTTTGGAAGAAGATGGCACAGTTGTGGACACAGAAGAGTTCTTTCAGTCCCTGGATGATAACACACACTTCATGGTTCTagagaaaggacagaaatggACACAA ACCAGAAATGGAATTGTCCCTGcaagacaaaagaagaaaatgggagTAGCTAACATCACATTTGATCTCTACAAGCTGAACCCTAAGGATTTTATTGGCTGCTTAAATGTGAAGGCAACCTTCTATGAGATCTACTCAGTGTCATATGACATCAAGTGTATGGGAGCGAAAAGTATATTGCG GAAGGTGCTTCAGATGATATCCCACATGGCACAAATAACTGGACAGTTTCTCCTCTATACTGGAACATACATGTTGCATTTGATGGGTGAATATGATGAAGATGCCACTTGTACAAGAGCACAGCACAAGTAG
- the CIDEA gene encoding cell death activator CIDE-A isoform X2, translating into MPAGRPFRVSNASRSSRKGIVASSLQELISKTLEAFLIAAGTITLVLEEDGTVVDTEEFFQSLDDNTHFMVLEKGQKWTQTRNGIVPARQKKKMGVANITFDLYKLNPKDFIGCLNVKATFYEIYSVSYDIKCMGAKSILRKVLQMISHMAQITGQFLLYTGTYMLHLMGEYDEDATCTRAQHK; encoded by the exons ATGCCTGCAGGGAGACCTTTCCGTGTATCAAATGCCTCCAGAAGCAGCCGGAAAGGAATTGTTGCAAGCAGCCTGCAAGAACTCATCAGCAAG ACTTTGGAAGCCTTCCTTATAGCTGCTGGCACGATTACTCTGGTTTTGGAAGAAGATGGCACAGTTGTGGACACAGAAGAGTTCTTTCAGTCCCTGGATGATAACACACACTTCATGGTTCTagagaaaggacagaaatggACACAA ACCAGAAATGGAATTGTCCCTGcaagacaaaagaagaaaatgggagTAGCTAACATCACATTTGATCTCTACAAGCTGAACCCTAAGGATTTTATTGGCTGCTTAAATGTGAAGGCAACCTTCTATGAGATCTACTCAGTGTCATATGACATCAAGTGTATGGGAGCGAAAAGTATATTGCG GAAGGTGCTTCAGATGATATCCCACATGGCACAAATAACTGGACAGTTTCTCCTCTATACTGGAACATACATGTTGCATTTGATGGGTGAATATGATGAAGATGCCACTTGTACAAGAGCACAGCACAAGTAG